The Nicotiana tomentosiformis chromosome 9, ASM39032v3, whole genome shotgun sequence genome contains the following window.
TATTTCCTTCGACTTTAGTAGTTGTTGAATTGTGTCATCTAAAACTTTAAAAAACAACTCGAGAGGGTGCActttaatttatttctttatGCCTACAACACACATTTCTCATGCGGGAGTCTTTTTCTTAGGATGCTCTGACACCATATTGAATGGTGTGAGCACCTCATCTCGATGCTTAAGTTATTAGAGGGATAtgtaacttcaattaattaattaatatctAAAAAGTAGCAAGTTCATATTCAATTTGGTAGCTAACAGAAAAAAAGTATTGTAGTTTGTAAGTTTAATACAGACACATGTGTTTGAATTTTGTAGGAAATGGATGTAAAGGGAAGTTGGGAAAACCAGCATTCTTGGAGAAATGGATGTCCACTTTGACTTCAATATCAGCGGGAGATGCTACATTTAATGTGACATTTGACTGGGATGAGTCCATGGGAGTTCCTGGAGCTTTCATAATCAAAAACTATCACCACAGCCAGTTTTACCTCAGGACAGTCATTTTAGAAGATGTTCCTGGACATGGTCAACTTCATTTTGTGTGTAATTCATGGGTGTATCCAGCACATCGCTACAAATACAACCGAGTATTTTTTTCAAACAAGGTATCTCTAACATTAGATTAGCAATATTAGTGTGAGTTAAGTAAGGAAAAGTAACCTGCCGAGGCAAACTAGAGCAAATCACATTGAAAATCAAAAGTTGGATTGAGGTTCAGGCCTCAGAGTTGTACTTTATGTTTGTTGGCAATAACCAGACACATACTGATGAAGCTTCGTGAATTTTGTGAATTTTTATGCATGTAAAACTTTTTGGGACATTCTCTTCGGGTCCTCTTCGAGAGCCTAAAAAGTTCATTCTTGTTCTAAATAGACAAAAGCTATGAAAATTCTTTCACTAACTAGATTAGGATAAGTGAAAAACCATGGCAACCTTGATAGGATAGCTACATATTGACTTCCTGAAACTCGTACTTTTTCTAGAAATGATAACTAAACAGTTGTATAGAGTTGataggttcaaaatatgatacgATATGCTGAAATCAAATTTGCTGGTTTTCCAGACATACCTGCCAAGCAACACACCGGAACCCCTTCGACCATACAGGGAAGAGGAGCTTCTTAATCTTCGTGGAAGCGGTTCAGGCATGCTCAAGGAGTGGGACAGAGTGTATGATTATGCATTCTACAATGATCTAGGATTTCCAGATAAGGGGCCGGAATCTGTTCGTCCTGTGCTTGGTGGGTCGAAGGAATACCCATATCCTCGTAGAGGCAGGACAAGCCGTCGACCAACTAAAACAGGTAGATCACAAATAAATCAAAGACGTAACATTAAAATGATATGATTTACATTGTTGTAGAAACTTAATAGAATAAAGTGAATTAAAAACTAATGAAGTACTATGGATAATAAGCAGCTGATGTTCATGTTGTCTTGGCAGATCCTAACTCAGAGAGCCGGTTGCCACCTTTAGGTTTGAACATATATGTTCCACGGGACGAACGTTTCACTCATGTGAAGCTTTCGGATTTCCTTGCATATGCTGTTAAATCTCTGGGTCAGGTCCTCATTCCTGAGATTGTTGCTTTATTTGACAAAACCTTCAACGAGTTTGATAGCTTTGAAGACGTACTCAAGCTCTATGAAGGTGGAATTAAGCTGCCTGACCATCATTTAAACAAACTCAGGCAATGTATCCCATGGGAGATGCTCAAAGAACTAGTCCGCTCCGATGGTGAACCATTTCTCAAATTTCCGATGCCTGATGTAATCAAAGGTACCTAAGGCTCTTCCAACTATTTAGATAGCAGATACTTCCTGAGGTGAAAGATATTGTGTCATAATGTGAACACTGATAGAGCTTCGTTTAAAATTACTGCAGTGGATAGGTCTGCCTGGAGGACAGATGAAGAGTTTGGACGGGAAATGCTAGCTGGAGTCAACCCTGTTATCATTCGACGTCTTCAGGTATCAAACAATATTCAAAGGCTAGTTGGTTTAATGATCTTTTCTTTCATTCATATTTCTAATCCATTAAATTCTTATCAGGAGTTTCCCCCAGCTAGCAAGTTGGATCCTAAAGTATATGGTAATCAGACCAGTTCAATCACAAGGGAGGACATAGAGAAAAACATGGATGAACTAACTGTAGATGAAGTAAATTCCTGACCTATTTTCCTCTTGTACCTTAACATACCGATGAAAAACAAGCAAAAAACTTAACAAAGGCTTTCTTTATTTCCTGAAAAAACTAGATTTTTGTCTAAGAATATGGTAAAGATTAAAACTTGCCTTCTGTACTTGTGGTTGCAGGCAATTGAGTATAATAAGCTCTTCATTTTGGACCATCATGATGCGTTGATGCCTTATCTCAGACGGATTAATACAACAAATACAAAGACGTATGCCAGTCGGACTCTCCTTTTTCTTCAAGATAATGGAACATTGAGGCCACTTGCAATTGAGTTGAGCTTACCTCATCCACAAGGAGATAAACATGGTGCCACCAGCCTTGTATTTACACCAGCCGACGAAGGTGTTGAAGGCTCTGTCTGGCAGCTGGCCAAAGCTTATGCCGCTGTAAATGACTCTGGCTATCATCAGCTCGTCAGTCATTGGTAAGCTGCTTCTTAGCAAAGTAGATGGAAGGATGACAATTTTTGGTAGCATTTTTAAGTTTAAGTCTAGTTCACTAACTTCACCTCGAATTGCAGGTTAAATACTCATGCAGTTATAGAGCCATTTGTGATTGCTACAAATAGACATTTGAGCGTACTTCATCCAATATTCAAGCTATTACAACCTCATTTCCGCGATACCATGTATATTAATGCTTTGGCTCGGCAGATTCTCATAAATGCAGGTGGAGTACTTGAGCTGACAGTTTTTCCGGGTAAATATGCCATGGAGATGTCTTCTATTGTCTATAAGAACTGGGTGTTCACCGAGCAAGGACTCCCTGCTGATCTGCTTAAGAGGTATGTCCAAAACTTCATGTTAAGAACTTTATATCAGTATCAATGTTGACCAGAATCTAACACTCCCACTTTCTTTATCGCAGAGGAGTAGCAGTGCCAGACTCAAGCCAGCCCTTTGGCCTTAGACTTCTAATAGAGGATTATCCTTTTGCTGTAGATGGGCTTGAGATCTGGTCAGCAATTGAAGCCTGGGTAAATGACTACTGTTCATTCTATTACCCAACAGACGACATGATCCAAGATGATACTGAGCTCCAGTCATGGTGGACGGAAGTTCGCAATGAAGGTCATGGTGACTTGAAAGATGAACCATGGTGGCCTCAGATGCAGACCCGAGCTGAACTCGCCAAAGCATGCACAATTATCATATGGGTGGCTTCTGCTCTTCACGCAGCTGTCAACTTCGGGCAGTATCCTTATGCTGGTTACCTCCCAAATCGCCCAACTGTAAGCCGCCGATTCATGCCTGAGCCAGGCACCCCTGAATATGCTGAGCTTGAGTCAAACCCTGACCTTGCCTTCCTGAAGACAATCACAGCCCAGTTCCAAACTTTGCTAGGTGTTTCTTTAATAGAAATATTGTCACGACATTCTTCAGATGAGATATATCTGGGACAGAGAGATACTCCAGAGTGGACCTCAGATATTCAACCGCGACAGGCATTTCAAAGATTCCATGACAGATTAGTCGAAGTGGAGAACAGAATAGTGAAAATGAACAATGACAGCAGATGGAAGAATCGCAACGGACCAGTAAAGGTGCCATATATGTTGCTATATCCCAATGCCTCAGGTGACAACAGTGAAAGTGGACTTACTGGAAAAGGAATTCCCAATAGTGTCTCAATTTGAGGTTCTACAGCACGAATAGCTGATATATAGCTTTTGCAGTCCTCGTCAACCTGCAGAAATCATCCGCAACTTAAGCAGGAGTGGCAACAGATGTGTGTATATCTATTTTTATGTCAATATTTGTTTAGCCAAATTCCATTATTGTTAGTGTGTGTTTTTGCAATAAAATCAATGAGCAAATCCCCTCATTTTCCCCCACCTTGTAATCTCTGCTTAAATGTAAAGAGGTGGAATTCAACAACTTCATGACTAGGAGCCCAAGAAAAGAAACGGAAGCAATGGGTCCTTGTTTATGTCAAACACGTTACAATAGtatttttttcttctaatttttCTATAACTATAACATGGTTTTATTGTTTTTGGACCATGATCCTATGTATGTACTGCAGCTAAAAGCACATCGCTAAACAGCAGCACtgagagaaaaaaggaaagaaacacATCAAAGAGATGAATGCCGACCCCATATGGCATGGATCGATAGAGATTTTCACATTCCTTCAAATTCTA
Protein-coding sequences here:
- the LOC104116823 gene encoding probable linoleate 9S-lipoxygenase 5 isoform X2 — protein: MLDKLLQVVCGKNHEPTIEDNNFNNNTNGKKVRGTVVLMKKNVLDLKDVGASFLDRVHEVFGKGVSLQLISADHAESGNGCKGKLGKPAFLEKWMSTLTSISAGDATFNVTFDWDESMGVPGAFIIKNYHHSQFYLRTVILEDVPGHGQLHFVCNSWVYPAHRYKYNRVFFSNKTYLPSNTPEPLRPYREEELLNLRGSGSGMLKEWDRVYDYAFYNDLGFPDKGPESVRPVLGGSKEYPYPRRGRTSRRPTKTDPNSESRLPPLGLNIYVPRDERFTHVKLSDFLAYAVKSLGQVLIPEIVALFDKTFNEFDSFEDVLKLYEGGIKLPDHHLNKLRQCIPWEMLKELVRSDGEPFLKFPMPDVIKVDRSAWRTDEEFGREMLAGVNPVIIRRLQEFPPASKLDPKVYGNQTSSITREDIEKNMDELTVDEAIEYNKLFILDHHDALMPYLRRINTTNTKTYASRTLLFLQDNGTLRPLAIELSLPHPQGDKHGATSLVFTPADEGVEGSVWQLAKAYAAVNDSGYHQLVSHWLNTHAVIEPFVIATNRHLSVLHPIFKLLQPHFRDTMYINALARQILINAGGVLELTVFPGKYAMEMSSIVYKNWVFTEQGLPADLLKRGVAVPDSSQPFGLRLLIEDYPFAVDGLEIWSAIEAWVNDYCSFYYPTDDMIQDDTELQSWWTEVRNEGHGDLKDEPWWPQMQTRAELAKACTIIIWVASALHAAVNFGQYPYAGYLPNRPTVSRRFMPEPGTPEYAELESNPDLAFLKTITAQFQTLLGVSLIEILSRHSSDEIYLGQRDTPEWTSDIQPRQAFQRFHDRLVEVENRIVKMNNDSRWKNRNGPVKVPYMLLYPNASGDNSESGLTGKGIPNSVSI
- the LOC104116823 gene encoding probable linoleate 9S-lipoxygenase 5 isoform X1, whose product is MGIFPPCSAEMLDKLLQVVCGKNHEPTIEDNNFNNNTNGKKVRGTVVLMKKNVLDLKDVGASFLDRVHEVFGKGVSLQLISADHAESGNGCKGKLGKPAFLEKWMSTLTSISAGDATFNVTFDWDESMGVPGAFIIKNYHHSQFYLRTVILEDVPGHGQLHFVCNSWVYPAHRYKYNRVFFSNKTYLPSNTPEPLRPYREEELLNLRGSGSGMLKEWDRVYDYAFYNDLGFPDKGPESVRPVLGGSKEYPYPRRGRTSRRPTKTDPNSESRLPPLGLNIYVPRDERFTHVKLSDFLAYAVKSLGQVLIPEIVALFDKTFNEFDSFEDVLKLYEGGIKLPDHHLNKLRQCIPWEMLKELVRSDGEPFLKFPMPDVIKVDRSAWRTDEEFGREMLAGVNPVIIRRLQEFPPASKLDPKVYGNQTSSITREDIEKNMDELTVDEAIEYNKLFILDHHDALMPYLRRINTTNTKTYASRTLLFLQDNGTLRPLAIELSLPHPQGDKHGATSLVFTPADEGVEGSVWQLAKAYAAVNDSGYHQLVSHWLNTHAVIEPFVIATNRHLSVLHPIFKLLQPHFRDTMYINALARQILINAGGVLELTVFPGKYAMEMSSIVYKNWVFTEQGLPADLLKRGVAVPDSSQPFGLRLLIEDYPFAVDGLEIWSAIEAWVNDYCSFYYPTDDMIQDDTELQSWWTEVRNEGHGDLKDEPWWPQMQTRAELAKACTIIIWVASALHAAVNFGQYPYAGYLPNRPTVSRRFMPEPGTPEYAELESNPDLAFLKTITAQFQTLLGVSLIEILSRHSSDEIYLGQRDTPEWTSDIQPRQAFQRFHDRLVEVENRIVKMNNDSRWKNRNGPVKVPYMLLYPNASGDNSESGLTGKGIPNSVSI